ATGATTGGTTTTTACTccatttaaagtttcaaaattttttccgCAAAAGATCTCTTTCCTACAGACTTTAATTCATTCGTTGTCTATAAATTTGAATGCGCATGCTGTATTTCCTGTTATATTGGCGAAACTACTCGCCATTTAAAGAAACGAATAACCGAGCACCAAGAAAGGGATAAAAACTCacacatttataaacatattcaCTCAAATGAAAGCTGTTTTAATAGCTTTAATCAtgctaatttttcaattttgaattcGGCCTCCtgcaaatttataataaaactcaaaGAAAGCGTGTACATAGAGTGGGAAAAACCcactattaataaacaaatgaacCATGTAAAAATGACAGCTTCAATCTCGTTCCTTTTAACATTACCagttctttattctttttttaaaacatttgttacaatttttaattgcattttttttgtatttttttattaaaaggtcTCTATtaattcaacttaattttaataatttcatttaagcattttaatatattttaactgattaTGGCTATGATATAGTCAAAACATTGTCtcatttattagaatatatatatatatatatatatatatatatatatatatatatatatatatatatatatatatatatatatatatatatatatatatatatatatatatatatatatatagtttttattttgcaaataattacTTGGTTTCCTTCAAGACCCTTTTTGAAATACttggtaataataaaaaatatttaggatCTAGCTATTGTAGTAGCTATAGATATGTCTTATGGTAGCAAAAGACGTGGacattttgtatatttgttttttttaaaatcagtttatctttattattcatttctaGTTATGCGAAAACCAACCTTAATGGTTTATGTCTCAACTGagttaacattttaataaatgaataaaaccAGTGACAAATCATTaaggtttgttttaaaaaaaacaacctcttaaacctaaattaaatgaaaagtaaTTTGGTGCCTAAATTATAAtcagttttcaaattttcaggcttcaaaaaaaacttacttgaaTTAAACAATAGTTTAACAAGTtcgaataaaattattttgcgtTTATAGTTgaaatttctctttttttctttttttctctaactTTTCTCAAACTTTTGTTGCGTTTGAAGTTAAATTTGATTTCAATTTACAGATTGagtaatttaaaatgaaaatagatTGAGTAaaatagttgataaaataattaattacttatttcattatttattattcattttcaaattatataaattaactttttgtaattatttaattaatatttacgAGGAGTTAATAAACATTCACAACCGTTTATTGACATGAGCAACataatatttatgaattaacataaatttttagatttatgaaTATACGAATTTATCCTAATTTGGCAGTATATGCATTTTTCaacagaaaataaattaattattaaacattcTGAAACTTTACAGAACGGGAGTAATTAAATCCCATATTCAAATATGAAGCAATGAAGTCTTATAAAGTTTACCCCCGTTTGAAAATCACGCTtagtaacaatatttttttgaatgaataataaaatatgaaaaaaattttttttttttgcaattcacTGAATTTtataacgtttaaaatgattaatttacTCTTGACTGGCttaaaaatacatgtttaaagTCGATGCTAAACTTAATTGCTAAATGCTAAACATAGccttataaaaactaaattatagtCGACGCTATGGTTATGAAGACAAACGATAATAAGCGTAGAATAGATCTATTAAAATATCGTGAAAATAATTATCACGGAAATATTTATCGTGGAAATAATTTCCAGTATGAGTTGCCTccactaataaaaattacaaaaggtTTGTATAACAACGAGTACTCGCCAAGAAACCAAATATTAACTGATCGTAAAATGTTCTTTAACAACAAAATACCAGAAAAAAATAGCCTAATTAAAAGTATGGACCTTGCTGGCCTCTCAAACAAAAATCATGCTAATCATgtctataaaacaaaaacagcatcAGGCTACCTCACTGATGTAAGTCGAAACGAAACTTTGCAACATTGTTCAATATAAATGGACAAATCTTGTTTATATGTAACTTACCTATATggatacttatttatatattaatgaatgtGAATACTTTTTTAGGGTGTACTATCTCAGCGGACAATAAATCCAAATGTTTATAACGATGTTTATTCACGACGTATTTATGGAAATGCAATAAGATCTACAGTAAGTGACATACCATGGACCGAATACGCAAAAAACCGTCGGCTGATATATGAATTAAACCCTGAAAATCCATCGTCCTACATGAAAAACGGGCGTATGAGTAAAGAAAATAGCAACGATAAAGTTTGCACATTTTATCAAAGTTTCGAAAGCCAAGAACCCGTTTTAAGGATTGTTATCAGCGAATTACGTTTTCGAGATATGAACGATTTTTTAGATGAAGTTTCAAAACTTGTTGGGCTTAGAGCGCGGGAAAGGTTTGTGCATACTCCCAGAGGTAAATAACTTGCTAGTTCATTTTCCTTATTTGACagagagagaaaaaattatttaaaaaattacctaaTCTATATTTGTTGACAAGGTTACTAAAAATGAAtacgacaattaatttttaaaatgttaagtatCCACAAAACCGGCATTTGTTccataaaagacgtcttttgaatgttCATAAGACTTCTTTATAGGACCAAATACTGAATGGGCAGATTAAGTACTTGGATTTAAGGATTATGCGTAATTTTGGGGGGTTTCAAAACACTATATTTGACTGATgcatagtttttatatattagtttaagtatttttacaaacttaaaaaGCTGGTAACGTAGAGCATTACACATTGTTTATTAACTACTAGgtgatattgttaaaaatattagcgAATTTGAAGATTTTGGGGTGTACTTTTTTGGACCTGCTTACATATACGATTTATCAAGATACGACAGATTCCGAATGCAACATACACCTGATCTTATTGATTCTGATTTTGAATCAGAAGCAAAAATGgttagaaaaagttattatttttagtattaaagtTTGGGTATTTAGGCAtatattctaattaaaaaaatgttttcatatcttttttttcttttagggTCCATTGAAAGATTCTCAATACTACTCAAGAGGAAGAAGAACAAGAAGAATTAATATTGAATCAAATACTTCTCCGTCGCGAAACATTTCTCTTATTATTGATGAGCTGCATCACCAATCAATAGAAAGTTTACTTCAAGAGTGTTCAGTAATACTAAATATTCCAGGTGGAAGAGTGGAAAAGATATGTACACGTCGAGGAAGAATGGTAGCTtatatttgaaacaaatatttagaaaaatcatcttcgtttaaaaagtttttatgttttagacTAGAATAGTTAAATAGCCAGTTCAATAAATAAGACTAGTATGATTGTTACATAACTGGTTTgaactttataatataaaatattgttttaggtTACAAGTATTAGTGAATTTTTCTACGGACAAGAGGAAGACTACATTGCCGtgatttcatttaaaagtaCAGCGAATGAAGAACCTTTTATTAATTCACAAAGAAACGAAACATTTAAAGATCCAATGAGAGGGTCATACGATCCTTCAAAGCAAAGACGCACATCAATCGACTTTTTGTTATctgaaaatcaaaagaaaaatgagACAAGTAAAATTAAATCTCAAACAGATAGAGACGATTTTTACGGCgacagtaagttttttttttaaatgcaaagtGTTGAGTATAATTCAGAATTATTGTAATTGGAAGAAATAGATtaagcaaatgttttttttttgagcgtgtcctttttatttttttaaggtcggctttataaaaaagttagcatGCAAATTGGAGAAAAAACTATTTCGTTTGATCCTCCATCTTACAATTTGTACAACTCAAAACCTGTTAACTCCCTATTAGATCACATGGAGCTTGAATGGATGTAtcttttcaactttaaataccttatttaactaaaagaaaaaattcgttttatgtattatttctattttattttctatataatattatacaaatattactTGGTTCTTGAGCTTGTAAATTTAAATCGCCATGACACTAAGTAATATTagtctatataaatatattactttttaacagTAATGCTATTAATGAATAGATTTTCATTTCAGTTAACAATCTCTCCTTGAAGCTTAATTAATTAACGcaatttgttaaagttttaacataaataaagtcataacataacataattaacataacgtaattaatataaaaagtaacgATTGGTTGTTACATAGTTACATTGGTTGTTGCATAGTTACACAGATTGTTTAATATTCATAATGCGCATTATGAAAATATGGGTAAACTACCACATCATTAATGGGTAATGAAAAAATGGGTAAACTACCACATCATTAATGATTTGGTAGTTTACCCATTGCTATAAAAAGTCTCAATAGTtcttaatttttacatattttctttattgttcCTTATCActgtatatattctttattgttCTTAATTGTTATATACATTCTTCATAGTTCTTGATTgctatattattgttataaatattccTTATCGTTAACTATTTACTTCTATATACTCTTAAAcgttcttttttgttataaatctttattcttACACAATGTTACACCAATTCTACCTAATCCATGGATTAAGAGTCTCtagaaatttttcaaatctcTGACTTTCGGAAAATATTGTGGCGGAGAcccatttttttgtaaaaaaattccgACGAATAACAATATAGATAAtgcagtaaaatttatttacactttttttttgccgataaaaaaaaatttacagtcgtaacttataaaaaaataattacatgaccggggctagaagaagacaaatttagtcttatcattaagtcccaaaaaatgcgtcattactagacaaaatatagtttgaCAATAAAGTATAGcttcaatgtatatatctctgatatatattataagagaaaatttaaatatatcgcatatcgtttaaaatttatagtttttcaaaaaataagatataacaactgctttgtaaaataaaagaaacaaaatttattaaaatattaaatgacaaaaataacatttaagaattggtttgaaaaataagaagatatgattttatataaaaacattttattggtagagcattttatagtttaacttatttaattatatttataatacttttcattgctaattaagtaaaagcaaataaacagtataaaataatagtaaaagattaataaataacgcaaaaataaaaaataaacttcatttaaaattatcatttaaataaaataatttaaataaaaaataaatttcatttaagattatcatttaaaatgataaaaatatatgtacaattATTGATTAATTATGCATTAGTaatctaaagtaattaattaattaactaataattattgatttctaatataaagaagttttattagaaaaaatttaattcattttcagttaacaaaagtaattgcttaagttttattttgaattggTTTAGAGAATAAACAAGATATGAAAGTATGAAAGTATGAAaggaaaaaagtatatatttttttacaaaatagtacATATTGGCTCGTTGATGAAATTTTCTCAGACaatgataaaacttaaatatcaaaataattttttgaaacactCAAGTATAGATggttaagtataaaaatttagatgGTTAAGTATGGAAGTATAGATGGTTAAGTATGGAAGTATAGATGGTTAAGTAtggaaaatttacaaaattgttctcaACCATAAACTCGACTACCTTtaaaatcaagtgtttttttttcgtttttcaaTGTAGAACAAGCAAAATCATTTATGCTATTAGAAATTCTGAAAATAACGATGTTCAAATATTTACGTTTCATCATTGCCTTAGAACATCAcatcttttttaaacactaCATAGAAATGTGGGactattaaaaaatgtactttacAAGGTGCATTTTTTAATAGTCCCACCATAGTCCCAGTTGTTATAACAAacggtttaaaaaaatgatttaaaaaaaccgcTTATAAAGACCATCAGAAAGACCTTTGATATTTTCAGCAGCAATTTTAGTCGCCATTCTTAGAATTTTTCAAgatgataattttaattaaataggtGGAATAATTAAGAAAGTTAAATGGAACAGCATAACTAATATAGTATAACataacatttaattatataaataaatagttaaaataaacgAGAAAGTAAAGAAGTTATTTTATAGATTAATCAACAATATTACGTAACCgtaataaatattgcataacTATTTCCATAACTAAAACATAACCAGATACGGCTATAACGGTCGAAATTGCCGtaacaacatatttattttacctTCAGAAGAAGTGGtttattttgttgcaaaaattgTGGTCATGTATAACATGACACTTAAAAAGCAGCGATTTTACGCAGAGCATACTGAGGAGATACGGTGTATAGCACAACATCCAAATGCATGGATATTTGCCACTGGTCAAATATACGGCGGAGTTGCTGGTCATATTCGCATTTGGGAttccaaattattatttacacgaaatatcattaaatttgaCGATATGTTATTGTCTGTGGAATGTTTAGCCTTCTCCCAAGtacgttttttgtttgttaaacgttttttaaatgtacacgctaaaaaaaagttgttttttctataacaATTATTACTTCTAATGTTATAAAGAGAAGCTCTtatattttaagaacaaataatGTATTCAGATAGAATCGTATAATCTAATCTCAAATCTAAACAAAATTtgcatatttaacttttaattaaaagtttatttatcttgTATAGGGTGATCATGGAACCTATCTTGCTACTATCACTACGTCAGGTCAAGAGTGGAATCTTCATGTTGTACAAGAGCCAGTTCCTGATTCTGATGAAATTGGGGATTTAGAAGAACTAAATATAGTATCGAGTGATCCTTACAACGAAATTGAATTAGCATTGATGTTCGATCCCTCGGATAGTAACACTCTGATTTCATGCGGTAAAAATCACGTTTTCTTTTGGAGTATTTTGAGTGATCGTCCTCAATACGAAACAGGTCATTTTGTAGGCTATCAAATTCCTGATTATGTCACATGCATAggttttaaccaaaaaaatgaattaattacGGCCGATTCAAATGGGTTTTTGCACCTATGGATTAAAGGTGAAAGAAGGACAAATACTATCATTAAAACTAGCCATACTGGAAGTATTATTGCAATGCAAGTACTTTCTGGTGGGCTAGTGATTACAGGTGGTGGATCTGACAGAATGTTTACTCTTGTTGATTGCGACTCCGTCATTCCTACATTGGGAGAAGTCCAACTTTCTGCTCGTTATGGTGGAATTGTAGCAATCATACCAGATAAATACGCTTTTATAGGATCAGACATTGGCAATCTTCCTTTAATACTAGGTACAAGCACAAACAACTTACTTATTGGTAACTTAAAAAGTGAATTTGAATGTCTGTTAAGAGGTCCATGTGACATGAATACCGTTATCACTAAACATCCGAATGAACAATCTTTTCTTATGGGAGGTTCAGATGGTAACATATCCTTGTGGAAATTAGATGATCATACTGAGGTATGGGATTCAAATATATCAGCTTGCTGTTGCGCGGCTGCTTTTCATCCCTATGCTGAGGTACTGGCGATTGGAACTACATCAGGTCGTTGGATTATATTAGACGCTCAAAATGCTCTTCATTTAGCATCATTTCAAACCGAACGATCAACAATATCTTGTTTATCGTTTTCGCCCGATGGAAAGTTCATAGCAGTCGGAAATGAGATGggaaaaatttttgtataccAATGTCTGGATGATGGAAAAACGTATCGTTACTTAAGCTGCACCcaagtaagtttttaaaaccttttattaataaagcatcacaaattcatatttttacattacatcGTTACTTAAGGTAAGGTTTTTGCTCCCATGGCAACTTTTGTAATAGTAActttaccttctttttttttttacatgttttaaaattatttttcagctTATTTTTATGCATGTTTAAATTcagcttatttttatttcagctTATTAAATTTCAGCTTATTTTTATGCatgtttaaattcaattttttgatatgAATACgtgttatatatacttattttcatCTATGTATCGCATttaccattattatttatttataatcaaaGTTAGAAATTTAATgaagtataaaattaattagGAAAAAGTGTACCCTTAAACCTAACCTTAACCTTATCCCTTACCCTAACACAACCCAAACtcattatttaatgaatttaagtttccctgcattttttcttttgacagTTGATGcatgtattttctttttgtaaaaaaaaatataaacttataaagacagtttaaatgaaaaaaatttgctcacggaaacaaaatatttttagggaaaTGTCTTTACATCTTTTTTGATCAcatatgtattaattttttgcataaGCTGTACCCAATGATAGAAGTGGAAACATTAAACACAAGTTTGCAATAACATAAGTatcgaaaattaaaaaaagatttatttaaaaaaattaggagtaaagaaaaagatgaagTAAATGAagatattttatacttttaaagtcATCTATGTGCAAGCTTAGCACAAATTTGCATCCCCGCCATCTATCTAATCCCACCGTCCATCCGCCATCTATCTAACCGCACTATCTATCTAATCCCACCATCTATCTAATTTAGCCTAAGCTTCTATGCTAGAAAACGTCCAATTAAGGGGCcacgtttaaaacaaaattcttgaTGAAGTagctcttttttaaaaaacgggTCTAATTACTTTAGAAATAAACTAAAGGATTTTAATCTAAtccaattttacaaaatttaaactttaatctaatccaattttacaaaacattgaATCATTTAGAgaaattcattttcaatttcaaattagTTCTTAAATCAGTTTTGACTCTTTATTGAATTTGAACTAACTTGTATATTGCTACAAGAGACTTCAATCAGGGAACCAGAATACATTATTTTCttgcaaaataaacaattttcattcattagataactctaaaattttcaaatgtgtAGCAATCTTAAGATTTCAATATTATTAGACTCTTGGTACAATAAAGACtaagagttttataaaaattgttacaaaatctatttaaaaactgtGCTGAAGTTTTGACTGAATTGAgcaaaataaactaattatacATAGTTATTTTCTAGAAAAATCTTGATTCGGCAATTTTATCGGTAGACTGGACCGATAATGGATTATTTTTCCGTTTTACAACTTCGTCAGCTATTGACTACTTTAACGTCGAACAAAGGAGTTATGAACGCAGAAGAGTAAAAATACGAGATTTAAAGTTTGCGACACAAAGTGGGGTAATTAGTTATGAAACTATGGGAATATGGAGATGTTTGGATCCTAAAACAACTTACACTTCTGGTTGTAAATCCAAAAGCGGCGAAATGTTTTTGGCCGGAACCAGTGATGGAAACATTCGAATGTTTAATTTTCCATGTGATTCTTTAATGGTAAGTTATGTTATTACAATGAATAAATAACACTTGAAAATTGAAGCGTGAGTTACAAGATGATATCcgaatgattttaatttaaccaTTTCTGGGTATtcgtaaaaaagttttttcttttttttttcttttacgataaacttttaatttgataaacaaaagcttacaaaaaataacttttatttttaatatataaaagtgaAGTTAAATTGGCTCAATATATCACTTTAAAACGTTAGCACAAGCAAAATGGActaatttgattaaatttatctatttagCCACTTTTCAACGAAGTAAACATCCACAGTGGCgcattaaaacaagttttatttacttcatACGATTCTCGAATTGTCTCGGTGGGTCAGCAAGACTATTGCATCGCGCAATGGAAACTTGTTTCAGATAAAAACGTTGTTGAGAAAAGCGATAGCATTAAAAGTGAAATCGttcctaataaaaataaacagcCAATCTATGATCTCCAAGACCAAAAACCTAATTTATTAGaccaaaagaaagaaaaaaacccAAAAGTTCCACAAAAACCCAAGGAAAAACCAAGAGATACAAGACCAAATAGACACAACAAAAGAAATCCACTTAAAAATAGCAAAGACTACGAAGACAAAAAGGATGAACAGAATTCACTTGGTAATGACAAAAACATCCCTTCAAGTGTTGTTTCAAGTAAAGAAAATCCAACTAAATCAACAGCTCAAAAAGATGATCCAAAAAATTCCAAAATGTCTTCCAAAAGCTCAGTAGAATATGTAATGAAACTCGCGGACGATTAGTATGCACATCTTCTTGGAGCAgttaaacattgataaaaagtcaaactaaattaataaccaaaaaataaatattattctggttatataaaaatcttattttgatttttttttttagagcacatttattttttaacaatatttcttttaaaattaaagcaaattgAGTCTGCGAGTCGTTATAATTAGCGCATTTAAGTTTAAGTCTGGTCAGCAAGTCTTCCAGCAGACTGTAAATTAAGTATTAATATTCTATagatttatatatgtattactTTACTATTGTTTCAGTATATACTATAatctgttttaataaatagtgaatagttatataaataacaaaaattgttaaataagataaataaaatataaaaggcATAAAGTATTTGGAAAGATAACATAATAAAGTCTAAATAATCTTTTCAACTCTTTTAGTTCCCCTCATCCCCGCAACGTTTAGATTGGACGTCGAGTTCGACCACTACTATACACAATATATAGATTGTTAGTATTGGCTGTTGttagttttactattttatttacttttgaactattttttttatatttaatatcatttcattttatatttctttttttttatttataaatgtttttatg
This Hydra vulgaris chromosome 04, alternate assembly HydraT2T_AEP DNA region includes the following protein-coding sequences:
- the LOC100214794 gene encoding echinoderm microtubule-associated protein-like 1 isoform X2, translated to MVMKTNDNKRRIDLLKYRENNYHGNIYRGNNFQYELPPLIKITKGLYNNEYSPRNQILTDRKMFFNNKIPEKNSLIKSMDLAGLSNKNHANHVYKTKTASGYLTDGVLSQRTINPNVYNDVYSRRIYGNAIRSTVSDIPWTEYAKNRRLIYELNPENPSSYMKNGRMSKENSNDKVCTFYQSFESQEPVLRIVISELRFRDMNDFLDEVSKLVGLRARERFVHTPRGDIVKNISEFEDFGVYFFGPAYIYDLSRYDRFRMQHTPDLIDSDFESEAKMGPLKDSQYYSRGRRTRRINIESNTSPSRNISLIIDELHHQSIESLLQECSVILNIPGGRVEKICTRRGRMVTSISEFFYGQEEDYIAVISFKSTANEEPFINSQRNETFKDPMRGSYDPSKQRRTSIDFLLSENQKKNETSKIKSQTDRDDFYGDSRLYKKVSMQIGEKTISFDPPSYNLYNSKPVNSLLDHMELEWIYGYNGRNCRNNIFILPSEEVVYFVAKIVVMYNMTLKKQRFYAEHTEEIRCIAQHPNAWIFATGQIYGGVAGHIRIWDSKLLFTRNIIKFDDMLLSVECLAFSQGDHGTYLATITTSGQEWNLHVVQEPVPDSDEIGDLEELNIVSSDPYNEIELALMFDPSDSNTLISCGKNHVFFWSILSDRPQYETGHFVGYQIPDYVTCIGFNQKNELITADSNGFLHLWIKGERRTNTIIKTSHTGSIIAMQVLSGGLVITGGGSDRMFTLVDCDSVIPTLGEVQLSARYGGIVAIIPDKYAFIGSDIGNLPLILGTSTNNLLIGNLKSEFECLLRGPCDMNTVITKHPNEQSFLMGGSDGNISLWKLDDHTEVWDSNISACCCAAAFHPYAEVLAIGTTSGRWIILDAQNALHLASFQTERSTISCLSFSPDGKFIAVGNEMGKIFVYQCLDDGKTYRYLSCTQKNLDSAILSVDWTDNGLFFRFTTSSAIDYFNVEQRSYERRRVKIRDLKFATQSGVISYETMGIWRCLDPKTTYTSGCKSKSGEMFLAGTSDGNIRMFNFPCDSLMPLFNEVNIHSGALKQVLFTSYDSRIVSVGQQDYCIAQWKLVSDKNVVEKSDSIKSEIVPNKNKQPIYDLQDQKPNLLDQKKEKNPKVPQKPKEKPRDTRPNRHNKRNPLKNSKDYEDKKDEQNSLGNDKNIPSSVVSSKENPTKSTAQKDDPKNSKMSSKSSVEYVMKLADD
- the LOC100214794 gene encoding echinoderm microtubule-associated protein-like 1 isoform X1 is translated as MLSQNSLRRKPLVYGETNKDDANKSENTTNVPPTRPNQQLTLRSSKSLQRITLNNAYMSIPYQNIKREFSSKSNRENIIYAHRPSIVNLSGQGLDNANEDRKKKEDDPRKENVTKGVLSQRTINPNVYNDVYSRRIYGNAIRSTVSDIPWTEYAKNRRLIYELNPENPSSYMKNGRMSKENSNDKVCTFYQSFESQEPVLRIVISELRFRDMNDFLDEVSKLVGLRARERFVHTPRGDIVKNISEFEDFGVYFFGPAYIYDLSRYDRFRMQHTPDLIDSDFESEAKMGPLKDSQYYSRGRRTRRINIESNTSPSRNISLIIDELHHQSIESLLQECSVILNIPGGRVEKICTRRGRMVTSISEFFYGQEEDYIAVISFKSTANEEPFINSQRNETFKDPMRGSYDPSKQRRTSIDFLLSENQKKNETSKIKSQTDRDDFYGDSRLYKKVSMQIGEKTISFDPPSYNLYNSKPVNSLLDHMELEWIYGYNGRNCRNNIFILPSEEVVYFVAKIVVMYNMTLKKQRFYAEHTEEIRCIAQHPNAWIFATGQIYGGVAGHIRIWDSKLLFTRNIIKFDDMLLSVECLAFSQGDHGTYLATITTSGQEWNLHVVQEPVPDSDEIGDLEELNIVSSDPYNEIELALMFDPSDSNTLISCGKNHVFFWSILSDRPQYETGHFVGYQIPDYVTCIGFNQKNELITADSNGFLHLWIKGERRTNTIIKTSHTGSIIAMQVLSGGLVITGGGSDRMFTLVDCDSVIPTLGEVQLSARYGGIVAIIPDKYAFIGSDIGNLPLILGTSTNNLLIGNLKSEFECLLRGPCDMNTVITKHPNEQSFLMGGSDGNISLWKLDDHTEVWDSNISACCCAAAFHPYAEVLAIGTTSGRWIILDAQNALHLASFQTERSTISCLSFSPDGKFIAVGNEMGKIFVYQCLDDGKTYRYLSCTQKNLDSAILSVDWTDNGLFFRFTTSSAIDYFNVEQRSYERRRVKIRDLKFATQSGVISYETMGIWRCLDPKTTYTSGCKSKSGEMFLAGTSDGNIRMFNFPCDSLMPLFNEVNIHSGALKQVLFTSYDSRIVSVGQQDYCIAQWKLVSDKNVVEKSDSIKSEIVPNKNKQPIYDLQDQKPNLLDQKKEKNPKVPQKPKEKPRDTRPNRHNKRNPLKNSKDYEDKKDEQNSLGNDKNIPSSVVSSKENPTKSTAQKDDPKNSKMSSKSSVEYVMKLADD